The Kluyveromyces lactis strain NRRL Y-1140 chromosome B complete sequence genome contains a region encoding:
- the CBF1 gene encoding Cbf1p (uniprot|P49379 Kluyveromyces lactis KLLA0B13761g CBF1 Centromere-binding protein 1): MSGKRSYQDDQLDVEEANKRHQMVDTLLRGSEDKDGDNDNSVYDDLLQDPEEVEKENKENRDGDKVGDDEHDVVKGESEGQAAEQSSADQNDENINVDVDPSVTAVARAAQHASQRREAGDEDEDEDEEEEEDEDDHVDIDDVDKDPDAVIDEDDDEEDEDQAQRRRGKKNIEGTGESNDSERATKIGESGSSNETAGADGSGDREDGSQPDGTEHDDEENGGAGAGGAAPRRGRKPGTETGSTAWKQQRKESHKEVERRRRQNINTAIEKLSDLLPVKETSKAAILSRAAEYIQKMKETETANIEKWTLQKLLGEQQVSSLTSANDKLEQELSKAYKNLEELKKKLKEAGIEDPTEEE; encoded by the coding sequence ATGTCAGGCAAGAGAAGTTATCAGGACGACCAATTGGACGTCGAAGAAGCTAACAAGAGACACCAAATGGTGGACACATTGTTGCGTGGATCCGAGGATAAGGACGGTGACAACGACAATTCGGTGTATGATGATTTGTTACAAGATCCAGAGGAAGTAGAgaaggaaaacaaagaaaacagagACGGTGACAAGGTCGGTGATGACGAGCACGACGTGGTAAAGGGTGAAAGTGAAGGACAAGCTGCTGAGCAAAGTTCCGCTGATCAAAACGATGAAAACATCAACGTCGACGTTGATCCTTCTGTCACTGCTGTGGCCAGAGCTGCTCAGCATGCTAGTCAAAGACGTGAAGCTGgagatgaggatgaagatgaggatgaagaggaagaagaagatgaggatgatcACGTGGACATCGACGATGTCGACAAGGACCCAGATGCTGTCATTGATGAGGACGACGACGAAGAAGACGAGGATCAAGCCCAGCGTCGTCGTGGTAAGAAGAACATCGAGGGAACCGGCGAATCTAACGATTCGGAGCGTGCTACGAAAATTGGAGAATCCGGATCATCAAACGAAACTGCCGGTGCGGATGGTAGCGGTGACCGTGAAGACGGATCACAACCGGATGGTACCGAACACGACGATGAAGAGAACGGTGGTGCTGGCGCCGGAGGCGCAGCACCACGCAGAGGCAGAAAGCCAGGCACAGAGACCGGATCCACAGCCTGGAAACAACAACGCAAAGAATCTCACAAGGAAGTGGAAAGAAGACGTCGtcaaaacatcaacacTGCCATTGAAAAACTAAGCGATTTGTTGCCAGTGAAGGAAACAAGCAAGGCCGCAATCTTGTCACGTGCCGCAGAGTATATCCAAAAGATGaaggaaacagaaacagcAAACATCGAAAAATGGACTCTACAAAAGCTATTGGGAGAACAACAAGTTTCATCGTTAACCAGTGCCAACGACAAGTTGGAGCAAGAACTATCGAAGGCCTACAAGAACCTCGAAGAGctaaaaaagaaattgaaagaggcTGGTATCGAAGATCCAACCGAAGAAGAgtga